A region from the Drosophila takahashii strain IR98-3 E-12201 chromosome 2L, DtakHiC1v2, whole genome shotgun sequence genome encodes:
- the Rack1 gene encoding small ribosomal subunit protein RACK1 — MSETLQLRGTLIGHNGWVTQIATNPKDPDTIISASRDKTLIVWKLTRDEDTNYGYPQKRLYGHSHFISDVVLSSDGNYALSGSWDQTLRLWDLAAGKTTRRFEGHTKDVLSVAFSADNRQIVSGSRDKTIKLWNTLAECKFTIQEDGHTDWVSCVRFSPNHSNPIIVSCGWDRTVKVWNLANCKLKNNHHGHNGYLNTVTVSPDGSLCTSGGKDSKALLWDLNDGKNLYTLEHNDIINALCFSPNRYWLCVAYGPSIKIWDLACKKTVEELRPEVVSPTSKADQPQCLSLAWSTDGQTLFAGYSDNTIRVWQVSVSAH, encoded by the exons ATGTCCGAGACCCTGCAGTTGCGCGGTACCCTCATTGGCCACAATGGATGGGTCACCCAGATCGCCACCAACCCCAAGGACCCCGACACCATCATCTCGGCCTCCCGTG ACAAGACCCTGATCGTGTGGAAGCTGACCCGCGACGAGGACACCAACTACGGTTACCCCCAGAAGCGCCTGTACGGCCACTCCCACTTCATCAGCGACGTGGTGCTGTCCTCAGATGGAAACTACGCCCTCTCCGGATCCTGGGATCAGACCCTCCGCCTGTGGGATTTGGCCGCCGGCAAGACCACTCGTCGCTTCGAGGGACACACCAAG GACGTTTTGTCGGTTGCCTTCTCGGCCGATAACCGTCAGATCGTGTCCGGCTCCCGGGACAAGACCATCAAGCTGTGGAACACCCTGGCCGAGTGCAAGTTCACCATCCAGGAGGACGGACACACCGACTGGGTGTCCTGCGTGCGCTTCTCGCCCAACCACTCCAACCCGATCATCGTGTCCTGCGGCTGGGATCGCACCGTGAAGGTCTGGAACTTGGCCAACTGCAAGCTGAAGAACAACCATCACGGCCACAACGGCTACCTGAACACCGTGACCGTCTCGCCCGACGGCTCCCTGTGCACTTCCGGTGGCAAGGACTCGAAGGCCCTGCTGTGGGACCTCAATGACGGCAAGAACCTGTACACCCTGGAGCACAACGACATCATCAACGCCCTGTGCTTCTCGCCCAACCGCTACTGGCTGTGCGTCGCCTACGGCCCCTCGATCAAGATCTGGGATCTGGCCTGCAAGAAGACCGTTGAGGAGCTGCGCCCCGAGGTCGTCTCGCCCACGTCGAAGGCCGACCAGCCCCAGTGCCTGTCCCTCGCCTGGTCCACCGATGGCCAGACCCTCTTCGCCGGCTACTCCGACAACACCATCCGCGTCTGGCAGGTGTCTGTTTCGGCTCACTAA